In Rubidibacter lacunae KORDI 51-2, the following proteins share a genomic window:
- a CDS encoding pentapeptide repeat-containing protein has product MTQLTAAQVLEKIAAGESLTRAELSHINLQGQSLDRAKFLGTYLRTADFTRASCVECNFQNAVLIRANFTEAVLVLANLSAANLTVACCKRANLREALCIDAQMHGILLVDADATRANFEGADLTEAIATGANFSGAALARSHLGAGNFERANFSGANLYRANMRAAILDSTNWDKADLSASVLTQAQFTNADLSRASCIGAYLRAAKLIDTHCRQTDLTDANLEAALLKDLDCTDASLFGVNLEGATLEDINFTRADLQDANCEGTSWHGCLFDGTKVDNAVFTDAKGLSAEQRKYLLDNGALNVPN; this is encoded by the coding sequence ATTAGAGAAGATCGCTGCCGGTGAATCCCTCACCCGCGCCGAACTCAGTCACATCAACTTGCAGGGACAGTCACTCGACCGAGCCAAGTTTCTGGGAACCTATCTACGAACCGCGGATTTCACGCGCGCCTCGTGTGTGGAATGTAACTTTCAGAACGCCGTCCTCATTCGCGCCAATTTCACCGAGGCAGTCCTCGTGCTAGCTAACTTGAGTGCCGCTAACCTAACCGTTGCCTGTTGCAAGCGTGCCAATCTCCGCGAGGCACTTTGTATTGATGCTCAAATGCACGGTATTCTGCTGGTCGATGCCGATGCTACTCGTGCCAATTTTGAAGGAGCGGATCTGACTGAAGCCATTGCGACTGGGGCTAACTTCAGCGGAGCAGCTCTGGCGCGATCGCATCTGGGGGCGGGTAACTTCGAACGGGCGAACTTTTCAGGCGCGAACTTGTACCGCGCCAACATGCGTGCTGCCATCCTGGACTCAACAAATTGGGATAAGGCCGATCTATCGGCATCTGTCTTGACCCAAGCGCAATTTACCAATGCCGATCTGAGTCGAGCGAGCTGCATTGGCGCATACCTACGTGCAGCAAAACTCATCGACACACATTGCCGTCAGACTGATTTGACCGATGCCAATCTTGAAGCAGCTTTGCTTAAAGATCTCGATTGTACGGATGCTTCGCTGTTTGGTGTCAATCTGGAGGGGGCGACATTGGAAGACATCAATTTTACTCGGGCCGACCTCCAAGATGCTAACTGCGAGGGGACGAGTTGGCACGGTTGCTTATTTGATGGGACTAAAGTTGACAATGCAGTGTTTACAGATGCCAAGGGATTGAGTGCCGAGCAACGAAAATACTTGCTAGACAATGGCGCTCTTAACGTCCCAAATTGA